The Brevibacillus humidisoli DNA segment AAAGCGTTCGGCTATACACAGGAAGAAGTCAACAAAATCCTCGCCCCGATGGTGACGGAGCAAAAAGATCCTGTTGGCTCCATGGGAGTGGATACGCCGTTGGCTGTGCTGTCCGATCGACCTCAGCTAATGTACAATTACTTTAAACAAGCATTTGCCCAAGTGACCAACCCGCCGATTGACGCGATTCGCGAATCATGCGTCACATCCACTTTGACGATGTTGGGTGCGGAAGGAAATCTGCTTGCTCCCAGCGCCGAGAGTTGCCGCAGGATCAAGCTGAACACGCCGCTGATCTCCATCAAGGAACTGGCTCAACTTCGCCAAAACCCGCATCCGGAGTTTCCGGCGAAAACACTGCCCATCCTGTTCCCTGTCGACGGTGGTGAAGCGGAACTGGAGCAAGCGCTCGACCAGTTGTTTGCGGCGGCTGATCAAGCTATCTCGGACGGTTATACCCTCCTGATCCTTTCTGATCGGGAGATGAATGAACAGATGGCACCGATTCCTGCGCTGCTCGCTGTAAGCGGTCTGCACCATCACCTGGTTCGCTCCGGAACGCGTACAAAAACAAGTCTGATCCTGGAGTCCGGCGAACCGCGTGATGTCCATCAGTTTGCGATGTTGATCGGTTATGGTGCAGATGCGATCAATCCGTATTTGGCACTCGCGACGATCAAGCAGTTGGTTGACGAAGACAAAGTTGGCGATCTTGCCTACGAGGAGGCCGCATCCATCTACCTGCGCACTGCTGTAGAGGGTGTAGTGAAGGTGATGTCCAAGATGGGGATCTCCACCATCCAAAGTTATCGCGGCGCTCAAATCTTTGAAGCGCTCGGCATTGACCAATCCGTGATTGATCGCTATTTTACCCGGACTTCCTCGCAAATCGGCGGAATCAAGCTGGATGTGATCGCAAAAGAGACGTTGATGCGTCACAGCAAAGCCTTCTCAGCGGAGCATCAAGAGGAAGCATTGGAGCCTGGAAGTGAGTTTCAGTTCCGTCGGGACGGTGAATATCACCTGTTCAACCCCAAAACGGTACACGCACTGCAAAAAGCGTGCCGCCAGGGAGATTACGAGCAGTATAAACTGTATTCCGAGCAGGTGAATCAACAGCAGATCACGCTGCTGCGCCATTTGCTCGACTTCCAATCCGATCGTCCGCCGGTACCGCTCAGTGAAGTTGAATCGGTTGACTCGATCGTCCGGCGCTTTAAAACGGGTGCGATGTCTTACGGCTCGCTCAGTAAGGAAGCGCATGAAACACTGGCAATTGCCATGAATCGCCTGGGCGGAAAAAGCAACAGTGGGGAAGGGGGAGAGGATCCCCAGCGTTTTATCCCGGATTCCAACGGAGATTCTCGCCGCAGTGCGATCAAACAGGTTGCATCTGGACGTTTCGGCGTCTCCAGCCACTACTTGGTCAATGCCAACGAGATCCAGATCAAAATGGCGCAAGGGGCAAAACCAGGTGAAGGGGGTCAACTGCCTGGCAGCAAGGTGTATCCGTGGATTGCGGAAGTGCGCGCTTCTACGCCAGGGGTGGGACTGATATCGCCTCCACCGCATCACGATATCTATTCGATTGAAGACCTTGCCCAGTTGATCTTTGACTTGAAGAATGCCAACCCGCGTGCCAGAATCAGTGTCAAACTGGTTTCCAAGGCAGGCGTGGGTACGATTGCAGCAGGTGCCGCCAAAGGGCTGGCCGATGTGATTGTGATCAGCGGTCATGACGGCGGAACGGGCGCATCTCCCAAGAGCAGCATCAAGCATGCTGGAATGCCGTGGGAATTGGGGTTGGCGGAAACCCATCAAACACTGCTGCTCAACCAGCTTCGCGACCGGGTCGTACTGGAAACCGACGGCAAGATGCTGACTGGACGCGACGTGGTGATTGCCGCCCTGCTCGGCGCTGAAGAGTTTGGCTTCGCGACAGCACCGCTGGTTTCGATCGGCTGTGTAATGGCTCGCGTATGTCATCTAGACACCTGTCCGGTAGGGGTAGCGACACAAAATCCGGATCTTCGCAAAAAATTTAAGGGCGACCCAGAGCACACGGTCAACTTTATGCGCTTTGTGGCTCGTGAGGTGCGCGAAATCATGGCTCAGCTTGGCTACCGCTCCATGGATGACATGATTGGGCAAAGCCAGATGCTGAAGATGAGTGAGAAGGCAAAAGAGCACTGGAAAGCGAAACACGTCGACTTGACGCCGTTGCTGCACCAGCCGGATGTATCGGAGGATGTGGGCAGATACCATCAACGCCAGCAAAATCACAAGCTGGAGGAGACGCTGGATCACAAAGAACTGCTGCGCTTGTGCAAGCCAGCTCTGGATGAGCGTCGCCCGGTAGAAGCCACTCTGCCAATCAGCAACACCAACCGTGTGGCAGGGACGATTTTGGGCAGCGAAGTGACAAAGCGATTTGGTGAGCATGGTCTGCCCGAAGACACCATTCGCCTCCATTTCCAAGGTTCGGCCGGACAAAGTTTTGGCGCATTTGTCCCGAGAGGCATCACACTTCATCTCCAAGGGGACGCAAATGACTACGTCGGCAAAGGGTTATCCGGCGGAAAAATGATCATCCATCCGTCCGCACGCAGCACGTATGCTCCAGAACAGAACATGATCATCGGGAACGTGGCCTTTTATGGGGCGACGGCCGGTGAAGCCTATATTCATGGTATGGCGGGTGAACGCTTTTGTGTTCGAAACAGCGGTGTGACTGCTGTTGTCGAAGGAGTAGGCGATCACGGCTGTGAATATATGACAGGTGGGCGCGTTGTCATCCTCGGACCGGTGGGCAAAAACTTCGCAGCAGGAATGTCCGGAGGTACCGCCTATGTGCTAGCCGAGGATCACGCTCACTTCTCCCAGCTGTGCAACCAGGAGATGGTTTTGCTTGAAGCGCTGGAGGAGCAGCGTGAGATCGAAGAAGTGAAACAACTAATCGAGAAGCACGTGCGCAACACAGGAAGTAAGCACGCGCAACGACTGCTCGACCAGTGGGAGCAAACCGTATCAAAAATCGTGAAAGTCATACCAAAGGACTACAAACAGATCATCAACACGATTGAGGAACTGGAACAGTCAGGAGTGCAGCGCCAGGAAGCGATCCCGATCGCCTTCGAACGGAATCAAAAGAAGCACACAGCAAAGCAGTCAAAGCGAACGTCGAAAGAGCAGGTTCTTGCCACATCGAGCAAATAAATCATTGTGGTCACCTAAAGCAGCCGATCCTGTGCAGTGATGCGCAGCAGACCGGCTGCTTCTGTTTTTACATCTGGTTGTGTTGCTTAGACAACCATTTTATGTTGCTTTCAATATGATAAAAAGAGTCGGAGGGATAGGAGATGCCGGTACTGGTGAAGAGAATCATGACCATCGTTCTGGTTGCTACTGCTGGTTAGCGGACGATGAGCTCTTATCCAAGAGCGAGATGACCCAGTGACACCAGTCAACCTCTTCTTTTTCCAGCCTGCGTTTTCGTTCAAAGAGCAGGTAGCGTCCAAAGTGTTTCGAGCCGAGCTGCAATAGATCGCCTCCATATTCCCGCTCCATAGTTTCAATCTCTGCATCCCGATACGCAATGCTCTTTTCCATCGATTCCATCCGTTCCAGCAGGAAGCGTCTGGCTTTTTCTGGGTCCGTCAACCAGATCGCATAGATCTTGATGGCGAACTCATCGATTCAGTTGGGTCTTGTTTTTTTCGGTTGGGGTCTTTGTCTGGCCTACGGTTCGGCCGTTCTTTCTCACCAGCTGGAACGGAGATGCATCCTGCTGCACTCGTACGGCTTGGATTGCTCTCTTTTACCGTGATCCTGTTCGGCCTGCTGGTTGTAGACATCGCTTGGCTGCAAATCGCACTCGTTGTTGTTTCCGGTTTGATTGCTGGCGTAAACAATGCCCTGTTTACCAGTCTTGTGATGGAATTGTCCCCGTATGCGCGCGGCATTACCTCGGGAGTGTATAATTTTGTTCGCTGGCTGGGAGCAGCGATTGCTCCCTTGTTGTCTGGAGTGATTGGAGCCAGCCTGTCTCCTCATGCCCCCTATGGAGTGGCGGCACTAATGGCCTTGGTGGGAGTCTGGATCATGTCTGTGAATCATGCCCAAAAGAAACGACAAATCACGCAATCCCAGATGGGGCAGTAACGCAATCTGCACAGGAACATCAAGAAGAGGGCGGGGAAGAGATGCATATAATAAAGTCAGAATTTGCCCATTATACAGACAAATCGTGTATAATAAAAGAAAATTCGGTAGGGAGGAATAGTGATGGGTGAGATTCAGCGGGCACGTCGAAACACGCTAGGCGATATATTGCAGCGGAGCAGAAGACGCTTTCCGAACAAGATGGCCCTCCGATTCGAAGAAGAGGAATTTACATACGAACAATTCGATATGATTGTGAATCAAGCGGCGCAATCGATTATCTCCCACGGATTGCAAAAAGGGCAGCGTGCTGCTGTGCTGTCCCGAAATTCGATGGACTTTGCGATTTTGACCTTCGCCTTGGCCAAGACAGGGGTCATCATGGTCCCGATCAATTACATGCTGAATTCGGATGATGTGGCGTTCATCCTGGGACATGCGGAAGTTAGTGCTTGCTTTGTGTCGCCGGAGTTTTTATCGACGGCAGAGCAAGCGATCAAACAATCCGGCTGCAAACCTCAATTGCTGTCTATCATCTCCCGACCTGCCATACAGCAGGGTGAGTGGCAGCCATTCCGCGAGATGATCCAACACGCTGGCCCACAAGCCCCGGAAGTGGAACTGGATGACGATGATGTGGTAAACATTCTCTATACGAGTGGAACGGAATCGAAGCCAAAAGGCGTCATGCTGACACACAAAAACGTGATTTCCGAATACGTCAGTACAATCATTGATGGGGGAATGAGTGAAGACGATATAGCGGTGCATGCCTTGCCTCTATTTCACAGTGCACAGCTGCACTGTTTCTTAGGACCTTACATCTATTTGGGTGGAAGCGGTATCATACTGGAGCAGGCCACACCCGATCTGATGATGGAGACGGTTGAACGCTACCAGGCAACCCAGTTGTTTTGTCCGCCGACGGTCTGGATTGCTCTGCTCCGTTCACCCGGATTTGCTACTCGGGATCTGTCTTCCTTGAAAAAGTGTTATTATGGAGCGGCCATTATGCCGGTGGAGATTTTAAAAGAATTGAATGTTCGTCTGCCCAATGCAGCATTTTATAATTTTTATGGTCAGACGGAAGTGGCGCCATTGGCTACGGTGCTAAAACCTAACGATCAACTGCGAAAAGCAGGTTCCGCTGGAAAACCATCGCTAAATGTGGAGACCAAGATCGTAGACGATGACGGTGTCGAGGTGCCGCCAGGAACGATTGGGGAAATCGTCCATCGTACGAGTCATGCCATGCTGGGCTATTTTCGCGATGAAGAGAAGACACAGGCGGCATTCAAGGGTGGTTGGTTCCACAGTGGCGATCTCGGTATCATGGATGAAGAAGGTTACATTACCATCGTCGATCGAAAAAAAGACATGATTAAGTCGGGAGGAGAAAATGTAGCCAGCCGAGAAGTAGAAGAGATCATCTATCAAAATCCGAAAGTATCAGAGGTTGCGGTGATCGGCGTACCCCATCCTTACTGGATCGAAGCCGTTACGGCGGTGGTCGTGCCCAAGGCGGGTGAGTCGCTAACAGCAGACGAGATTCTGGCCTTTTGCAAGGAGCGGATCTCCTCGTTTAAGGCACCCAAGTATGCGATCATTGCTGACCAACTGCCCAGAAATCCCAGCGGCAAGATCCTTAAGCGGGAACTGCGTGAACGCTATGGTGTATTGACCAACCAGTAGAGGAGAGCAGCAGGCAGGTTCCGATCAACAAGTGCACCTGCACAGGTGCACTTGTTTTCATGCGTCCTATGCGGCACCAAAAAGGGGGTATCTATCATGAAGCATCATTCCCTGCAGCGATATGACTATCACGTATGGGCAACGCGAAGGGTCTTTCTGCACTTGAGAGAACTACCAGAGGAGATTTATCGCCAGGAAGTTCAGAGTGTTTTCCCGTCTGTCACCGAGACGATCCTTCACATGTATCGGGTGGAGAACGTATAAGTTCTATACTATGTTCGGTGACAGTTACGAGCAAGTAGTAGCTACCATCAATCGACTAACAGTAGAGGGTAAAGAATCCGGCATGGAAAAGATGGAGACAAGATTCCACCAGCTATTTGAACAGTATCGGGACTTTTTCATCGTCAATCGGATATGGTAGCGGTCACGTCTTACCGACATCCCCGTTTTGGAGAGCTTATGACCAGTTATTCTGAGGTCGTCCAACATGTTGTAAACCACGGAACATATCACTGCGGCAATCTAACCGCGATGCTGCGCCAAATGGGTTACGCCGGTGTCCCGACTGATTGCGAGTTCTTTTTATTTGACCAAAATAACAATGGGGATTCATAAGCCCGCTACCGCCGGAAGAATCAATCTGGCAAGTAAGCCATCGTTCGTATAGTACAAGCGGCAAAGGCATTTTGGCCAAGCTGAATGCGTTTGCCGCTCTTCTGTCCTCCTATGCGTTCTCAATCAACGCCGCCGATCGACTGCGCAGTTCCAGTATCTCCGACTCCGCTTTACGGCACTCCGCCTTCAGGTGGTTGACAATGCGCTCTATGTGCGAGTATTTCTCGTCAACCTGCTGCAGTGATTCCGATATACGTCCTTGTACGATCCAGTCAGAGATCAAACCATCAAAGAAGTAATCGGCAAAGGTGAGCAGTCCGCCAATCTCGATCTGAACAGAGACGTCCCGCCTCACATCGTTGCATTCTTTTTCAAACTGCCGCAGGCTTCTTTGGGCCGCGTGTATCGCTTCGCGAGCCTCGTCGATCCTGCTGTGCTTGATCGCAGTGGAGATCATCCCACCGCCAAGCATGTCCCAGGTGCCCCAGCTTTTTGCTGAATGGAGCCGTTCTCGAGCTTGATCCAAGGCGCTCAGAACCGAGTGCCCGGCAGAAACGGCTTCTTGCAGCTCGCGTAGATTAGCTAGAACCTCTGTCTCCTGCTCACTCAGTTCATCCAATTGGCCGGCCAACGCAGGGTGTCGCTGCTGTATCAGTTGCTCCTTTTCCGCCAGTAGTGATTCAATCTCCCGCTTTACATCGCCTAATTGCAACAGCTTTTGCTCCAATTCGGTCCTCTCCTGCTCCAGATCCTGCACTGTTTGAACAGCTTCTTCATACTTCAACTTCGCCTGCAGCAGTTCTTCCGTTTCTTTGGACAGCTTGTCCTCTTTTTTACCAATCAAGCTGAAAAAGAGAGCGCCAAAAGATAGACCCGTGAGTCGGTCAACATCTTTTTGCTCCTTGAGCAGTTGATGGTGCCATTGATCACGGACCGCCTCCTCCTGTTTCAGTTCTTCCTTCAACTGCTGCAATCGCTGGGACCAATTGAACTGGTGCCGTAGTGCGATCTTCATCTCAGCCAGCTGGTTGTTTAGCTCTTGAAACACCGATACCACTCCTTTTGCCAAGCTTGATGATCCAACGATATATCCGATCACACATGGTAATTCCCCGATGAAAGACCGAACAACACGTATATCTTCTTTACGAACAGGAACGGAGAATGTTTCATGAGTGGGAGCCAACGTCCAAAGTCTGAACCGAAATGTGCTAGAGTGGCATCTTTTTTGTTGCACTAGATGTCATAAAGGCATATCATTTATATCGGTACGACATATCGGTTCGATATATGTGAATGAGGGTGTAGTAATGTATGACTTGTTTGTCCTAGGTGAGTTGATGACAGAGGGTACGCACGGATATGTGCTGCAAGAGCGGCTCACGCATGCCGTTGGACCGATCCGGCGAATAAGCTCGGGAACTTTGTATCCGCTGCTCTCCCGGTTCGTGAAGAAGGGATGGATCAGTCTTCAGCTTGGAGGGGAACAGCAGAGAAGGAGGCAGCGAAAAATCTACGAACTGACGACAGCTGGCCGCGAACGCTTCCTGGAATTGATGGCCGAGCCGATACCGATCAGCACGGATGCGGAACTGATGTTTCATTTTAAAATGGCATACTTTCAATATGTGACGAAAGAGGTTCAGCTTGCCTGCCTAAAACAGTATCTGGAGTATCTTCATGTCAATTTGAGGTACGTAAATGCCGAATCACAAATGATCAGAAGCAAACAGATTCCTGAGCAAAAGCGGATACAATTGTTGCGCATGTTTGATCACCGCAGACACGTAGCAGAGGCGGATATCGCGTGGGTGAGGCAGGAGATCGATCGGATCAAAACACCTTCGGACTAAGCTTCCGTCTTGTCAGAGAAAACTTCAACGTCAGAATTCGACGATGGATTGGGAGGGATAGAGGTGGAGCGCCTATGGACAAGACCGTTTATTCAAATGACTGTGGCCATGCTTTTCCTGTTTATGGGGTTTTATTTGCTGGTGCCGACGCTCCCGCTTTTTATCAAACAGTTGGGAGGAACTGAAGCACAGGTCGGATTGGTAATCGGCGTATATACACTGGCCGCCGTGGTGTTCCGTCCGATCGTCGGAGGACTGCTGGATCGTTACGGCAGGCGACCATTTATTCTGTGGGGACTGCTTTTTTTTGCACTGGCCATGTATGTGTACGATTGGATCGGCACCATCTTCATGTTGATGGCGCTACGGGTCATCCACGGTGTCAGCTGGGCGCTTTCCACTACTGCTGTTGGTACGGCGATCACGGATGTTATTCCACCTGCTCGTCGTGGTGAAGGCATGGGCTGGTTCGGCCTGGCCATGACCGTGGCGATGGCAATTGGCCCGATGCTGGGAATCTGGACCATCGAGAATCATTCGTTTCACAGTTTGTTCCTGGTAGGTGCCGGCTTTTCCATTATAGCCCTGCTTTTAGCCTATTTGACGAACATCCCGTTTCAGGCGAAACCCACCGGAGGGCGAATCCAATTGATCGAGCAATCGGTTTTGTCCGTTACAGTGGCTATCTTTTTTCTATCCGTCGCCTATGGAGGGATTACCACCTTTTTGCCGCTGTTTGCAGAATCGATCAAGGTAAATGCCGGCACATTTTTTTTCGTATACGCTGTGGCACTCACCTTGATCCGCCCCATCGCCGGAAAACATTCGGATCGGTACGGGGAACCATTTGTGATCGCGCCAGCGCTTCTGATTACGATCGCAAGCCTGCTGGTTTTGAGCTTCTCTAACGGGTTGATTGGCGTGATCGTGGCAGCCATTATGTACGGTGTGGGATTCGGGTCGGCACAGCCAGCCCTGCAAGCGGCCACGCTGCGTCTCGCTCCTCCGGATCGGAAAGGGGTTGCCAATGCTTCTTTCTTTACCGCATTTGACTTAGGCATCGGACTTGGCTCCATCATACTCGGCTGGGTGTCACAGTACACGGGATATCAGGTGATGTTTGTCGTGACAGCCGTATCGGTAGCCGTTTCCTTATTGATTTTCACCGTGTTTGTCAGGCGTTTGTTGCGATATGAGGCATCGGCAGAATAATCTGCAAGCGACAGGGCCTACAACGGGTTGCGACTATATCTACAATCGTGTGAGCAGTGTGGTGAACAGCGCTGTCCGCTGAGGAAGCTGGTCGATCAGGATGTGTTCGTGCTCAGCGTGTGGTCCGTCGCCCATCGCTCCCAGGCCATCCAAAGTGGGGATGCCCAGAGCAGCAGTAAAGTTTCCATCGCTTCCGCCGCCGACAGAAGCTTCCGCAACCTGAAAGCCCAGCTCTTTGGCGCATCCGGCAGCCAGTTGGAACAACCGCTCTGTTGCCGCAGTTCGCTCCATCGGAGGGCGTTCCATACCACCCGTCACCTCTAGGGAGACGTCGGCTGCCTGCGGCTTTAATCCGCGTATCAGCTCTGTCATTCGCTCCCCTTCAGCGCTGCTGGATACACGGACATCAATGTACGCCTCGGCCTGTTCGGCCACCACGTTGGTGCGGGTGCCGCCGCGTGCGATGCCGACGTTAACCGTGGTTCCTGCCGCGTAATTCGTCAGGCCGTGGAGATAGAGGATTTGGCGGGCCAGTTCCTCCACGGCACTGATGCCCTGCTCGTGATGATTGCCGGCGTGAGAAGCTCTTCCTTTGATTCTCAGCAGAAACTGTCCCACCCCTTTACGAGCAGTTTTCAATGCCCCGCTATTGGCAACCGGCGGCTCGGGTACCAGCACAACGGCACTATTTCGAGCTTCCTGTTCGATATAAGGACGACTGGTTTCGCTGCCGATCTCCTCATCGGTGGTGCATAGAAAGACGATTTTTTTGTCCATGGGCCGCCCGCGTTCGCGACAAGCCTTGATCGCCCACAAAGCTTGGATGATGCCCGCTTTCATATCGAAGATGCCAGGTCCATAGGCTCGATTTCCTTCCACACGGTACGTCAGCCTGCCTACGTCCCATACCGTATCAAAATGGGCGATGATGAGAATCTGCTCCGCCCCCTCTCCGCAGACGAAACGAAGATGATTCCCTGTCGTCGTTTGTGGGATCACTTCAGCCTCAACCCCCAGATGCTGCCGAAACAATGATTGCAGTACAACCCCACACTGATCGACGAGCCGCTTGTCGTGGGAGGGGGATTCAGCTACAACCAACCGCTCTAAATCGTCAATCATCTGTTGCTGGTTCACCTTGCAAAAAGAGAGCAGATCTGTCATCCCAACACATCCTTGTCTTGTTCATTCCCCCGGTTGGGGGTAGGGGTGATGCGAAACATTTTGCGGGGGCGGCCGCGGCTGGCAGGACTCTCCTCGCCAATCAGCTGTGCGAGGTTATGCTGCTCTAAATCGGCGAGAATCCGGCGAGCATTGCGTTGAGTCATACCCAGCCATTCCGCGACATCGATCGCTGTGATCGAATGACTGCCGAGACTGTTTTGCAACGAGAGAATCTTGCTGTATGTAGTAAGGGATACACCGGCTTGCTTTACCTTCTCGGCCAACTCCATATCTTCCGTTCGGTAGTGGAAGGCGATGCTGTCCGTCCGCTGCAGCGGACCTTTGATCAAGCCCTCATCGTTGACTAAGACGGCACAAAAGCCTCCCATTTTTTTGGCATGCAGCAGAGCAAGTCGGGCATTTCGTTCTGCGGCAAGGGCAGTCACGCCAAACCCGATCCCGATATTGGCGGTCAGACCTGTTAACAAAGAGATCTTGGCCAACAACTCCGTGGTGTGGGCTTGGGCGTCCTCTTCAACCGAGCCTCGGGTGGAAAATAGAATAAAGCTGCCATTGCCAAGCGATACAAATGAGCCGGATTGCTTCTCTGCATAGTGCAGGATCGTTTCCTGCAGCTTCAAATCGAGCCGCCGCACTTCGTACGTATTCTGCTTTTCTCCGATCAAGCTGTCGAGACCCTCCAGTTCTATCATTTGAACGGCGATTTGCGCTTTCTTAAAGTGGAGAGTTTCTCCTTGCTGACAGGCGAGGCGAA contains these protein-coding regions:
- the gltB gene encoding glutamate synthase large subunit, with product MIQTGMPQKQGLYDPIFEHDACGIGFIANLKQKASHQMVQNGLQILCNLEHRGGQGSDPETGDGAGIMTQIPHKYFRKVCKELGFGLPSPGNYGVGMLFLPQDEARRTAYEKQLEALIEAEGQTLLGWRTVPVDQSKLGKTAAASQPFFRQVFIGASRNLSDQMAFERKLYVIRKQMELAAGDGFYAASMSSRTIVYKGLLTPVQLDAFYLDLRDPDYASTFAVVHSRFSTNTFPTWERAHPNRYLIHNGEINTLQGNINWMRAREKMFQSEEFGTDLQKVLPVIDMEGSDSAILDNCVEFFALAGRSLPHVAMMMIPEPWDRDDQIDDTKKAFYEYHSCLMEPWDGPTAIAFTDGRQLGAILDRNGLRPARYYVTSDDTIVFSSEVGVLDIPEEKVVQKGRLSPGRMLLVDLEEGRIVSDEEVKQQIASEQPYRKWIDENLLSLTELPEAEYREELPEEGVLTWQKAFGYTQEEVNKILAPMVTEQKDPVGSMGVDTPLAVLSDRPQLMYNYFKQAFAQVTNPPIDAIRESCVTSTLTMLGAEGNLLAPSAESCRRIKLNTPLISIKELAQLRQNPHPEFPAKTLPILFPVDGGEAELEQALDQLFAAADQAISDGYTLLILSDREMNEQMAPIPALLAVSGLHHHLVRSGTRTKTSLILESGEPRDVHQFAMLIGYGADAINPYLALATIKQLVDEDKVGDLAYEEAASIYLRTAVEGVVKVMSKMGISTIQSYRGAQIFEALGIDQSVIDRYFTRTSSQIGGIKLDVIAKETLMRHSKAFSAEHQEEALEPGSEFQFRRDGEYHLFNPKTVHALQKACRQGDYEQYKLYSEQVNQQQITLLRHLLDFQSDRPPVPLSEVESVDSIVRRFKTGAMSYGSLSKEAHETLAIAMNRLGGKSNSGEGGEDPQRFIPDSNGDSRRSAIKQVASGRFGVSSHYLVNANEIQIKMAQGAKPGEGGQLPGSKVYPWIAEVRASTPGVGLISPPPHHDIYSIEDLAQLIFDLKNANPRARISVKLVSKAGVGTIAAGAAKGLADVIVISGHDGGTGASPKSSIKHAGMPWELGLAETHQTLLLNQLRDRVVLETDGKMLTGRDVVIAALLGAEEFGFATAPLVSIGCVMARVCHLDTCPVGVATQNPDLRKKFKGDPEHTVNFMRFVAREVREIMAQLGYRSMDDMIGQSQMLKMSEKAKEHWKAKHVDLTPLLHQPDVSEDVGRYHQRQQNHKLEETLDHKELLRLCKPALDERRPVEATLPISNTNRVAGTILGSEVTKRFGEHGLPEDTIRLHFQGSAGQSFGAFVPRGITLHLQGDANDYVGKGLSGGKMIIHPSARSTYAPEQNMIIGNVAFYGATAGEAYIHGMAGERFCVRNSGVTAVVEGVGDHGCEYMTGGRVVILGPVGKNFAAGMSGGTAYVLAEDHAHFSQLCNQEMVLLEALEEQREIEEVKQLIEKHVRNTGSKHAQRLLDQWEQTVSKIVKVIPKDYKQIINTIEELEQSGVQRQEAIPIAFERNQKKHTAKQSKRTSKEQVLATSSK
- a CDS encoding MFS transporter is translated as MHPAALVRLGLLSFTVILFGLLVVDIAWLQIALVVVSGLIAGVNNALFTSLVMELSPYARGITSGVYNFVRWLGAAIAPLLSGVIGASLSPHAPYGVAALMALVGVWIMSVNHAQKKRQITQSQMGQ
- a CDS encoding acyl-CoA synthetase, whose amino-acid sequence is MGEIQRARRNTLGDILQRSRRRFPNKMALRFEEEEFTYEQFDMIVNQAAQSIISHGLQKGQRAAVLSRNSMDFAILTFALAKTGVIMVPINYMLNSDDVAFILGHAEVSACFVSPEFLSTAEQAIKQSGCKPQLLSIISRPAIQQGEWQPFREMIQHAGPQAPEVELDDDDVVNILYTSGTESKPKGVMLTHKNVISEYVSTIIDGGMSEDDIAVHALPLFHSAQLHCFLGPYIYLGGSGIILEQATPDLMMETVERYQATQLFCPPTVWIALLRSPGFATRDLSSLKKCYYGAAIMPVEILKELNVRLPNAAFYNFYGQTEVAPLATVLKPNDQLRKAGSAGKPSLNVETKIVDDDGVEVPPGTIGEIVHRTSHAMLGYFRDEEKTQAAFKGGWFHSGDLGIMDEEGYITIVDRKKDMIKSGGENVASREVEEIIYQNPKVSEVAVIGVPHPYWIEAVTAVVVPKAGESLTADEILAFCKERISSFKAPKYAIIADQLPRNPSGKILKRELRERYGVLTNQ
- a CDS encoding DinB family protein, with the protein product MKHHSLQRYDYHVWATRRVFLHLRELPEEIYRQEVQSVFPSVTETILHMYRVENV
- a CDS encoding DinB family protein, which codes for MTSYSEVVQHVVNHGTYHCGNLTAMLRQMGYAGVPTDCEFFLFDQNNNGDS
- a CDS encoding PadR family transcriptional regulator, which produces MYDLFVLGELMTEGTHGYVLQERLTHAVGPIRRISSGTLYPLLSRFVKKGWISLQLGGEQQRRRQRKIYELTTAGRERFLELMAEPIPISTDAELMFHFKMAYFQYVTKEVQLACLKQYLEYLHVNLRYVNAESQMIRSKQIPEQKRIQLLRMFDHRRHVAEADIAWVRQEIDRIKTPSD
- a CDS encoding MFS transporter yields the protein MERLWTRPFIQMTVAMLFLFMGFYLLVPTLPLFIKQLGGTEAQVGLVIGVYTLAAVVFRPIVGGLLDRYGRRPFILWGLLFFALAMYVYDWIGTIFMLMALRVIHGVSWALSTTAVGTAITDVIPPARRGEGMGWFGLAMTVAMAIGPMLGIWTIENHSFHSLFLVGAGFSIIALLLAYLTNIPFQAKPTGGRIQLIEQSVLSVTVAIFFLSVAYGGITTFLPLFAESIKVNAGTFFFVYAVALTLIRPIAGKHSDRYGEPFVIAPALLITIASLLVLSFSNGLIGVIVAAIMYGVGFGSAQPALQAATLRLAPPDRKGVANASFFTAFDLGIGLGSIILGWVSQYTGYQVMFVVTAVSVAVSLLIFTVFVRRLLRYEASAE
- a CDS encoding M20 family metallopeptidase is translated as MTDLLSFCKVNQQQMIDDLERLVVAESPSHDKRLVDQCGVVLQSLFRQHLGVEAEVIPQTTTGNHLRFVCGEGAEQILIIAHFDTVWDVGRLTYRVEGNRAYGPGIFDMKAGIIQALWAIKACRERGRPMDKKIVFLCTTDEEIGSETSRPYIEQEARNSAVVLVPEPPVANSGALKTARKGVGQFLLRIKGRASHAGNHHEQGISAVEELARQILYLHGLTNYAAGTTVNVGIARGGTRTNVVAEQAEAYIDVRVSSSAEGERMTELIRGLKPQAADVSLEVTGGMERPPMERTAATERLFQLAAGCAKELGFQVAEASVGGGSDGNFTAALGIPTLDGLGAMGDGPHAEHEHILIDQLPQRTALFTTLLTRL